A single region of the Deefgea piscis genome encodes:
- a CDS encoding HesA/MoeB/ThiF family protein: MTFCPTRSAQIDLDDNALLRYSRHILLDEIGIEGQTALSQAHVLVIGAGGLGSPVTLYLASAGIGTLTIVDDDHIDLSNLQRQIVHTEDRVGQNKALSAKQTLEALNSQIRIIALNERASSERLLELVSAADIVVDCCDNFATRHAINRACVASKTPLVSGAAVRFDGQLTVFDTRIDGAPCYHCLFGEEGEANDGPCATFGVFAPLVGIIGAAQAAETLKVLMGLGETLIGRLQLYDARTARWREMKYRQDPICPVCGTQA, encoded by the coding sequence ATGACTTTTTGCCCGACTCGTAGTGCCCAAATCGATCTCGACGACAACGCCCTACTGCGCTATAGCCGCCATATTTTGCTCGACGAGATCGGCATTGAAGGACAAACCGCGCTCAGCCAAGCGCATGTCTTAGTGATTGGCGCGGGCGGCTTAGGCTCGCCAGTGACACTGTATTTGGCCAGCGCCGGCATAGGTACACTGACGATTGTCGACGACGATCACATCGATTTAAGTAATTTACAACGGCAAATCGTCCATACCGAGGATCGTGTCGGACAAAATAAAGCCCTCTCGGCCAAGCAAACCCTCGAAGCCCTCAATAGCCAAATTCGCATTATTGCGCTTAACGAGCGCGCCAGCAGCGAGCGCTTACTTGAATTAGTCTCTGCCGCGGATATTGTCGTGGATTGCTGCGATAACTTTGCCACCCGCCACGCCATCAATCGCGCCTGTGTTGCCAGCAAAACCCCCTTAGTATCGGGTGCCGCAGTACGCTTTGATGGACAATTGACGGTATTTGATACTCGAATCGATGGCGCGCCGTGTTATCACTGTTTGTTTGGCGAAGAAGGCGAAGCCAATGATGGCCCTTGCGCCACCTTTGGCGTTTTTGCGCCGCTGGTGGGGATTATCGGTGCCGCACAAGCCGCCGAAACGCTTAAAGTTTTAATGGGGCTGGGTGAAACCTTGATTGGCCGCTTACAACTTTATGATGCTCGCACTGCTCGCTGGCGCGAGATGAAATACAGACAAGATCCGATCTGCCCAGTTTGCGGTACTCAAGCATGA
- a CDS encoding substrate-binding domain-containing protein, whose product MNDKPRRPSLQDVADLVNTSKMTISRYLRSPEQVAPLTAARIAQAMQTLGYIPSRVPAMLSNSRSRAIGVLLPSMSNQVFSAVAHGIEQVSTPAGYHTLYGHYGYEPEREEQQIEQLLSFHIDGLILSESNHTTRTRKMLEVAAIPVVEIMDLPAQPIDLAVGLDHVAAAKAMIEAMLAHGYRRIVYLAARMDTRTQQRNDGYGQAMAAQQLQSHTIQTSESSSFTLGASLIRQALLEVPDLDGVFCTNDDIAAGALLELQSMGRRIPEDIGIAGVNHLDIGLALKPQLASIITPREAIGRHAAERLIGSINGQQYPERTLNLGFDLFLGGSILKHV is encoded by the coding sequence ATGAACGACAAGCCACGCCGCCCTTCATTGCAAGACGTTGCCGATTTAGTCAACACCTCCAAAATGACCATTAGCCGCTACTTGCGCTCTCCTGAGCAAGTCGCTCCACTCACGGCGGCACGTATCGCCCAAGCCATGCAAACGCTAGGCTATATTCCGAGTCGCGTTCCAGCGATGCTATCGAACTCGCGCAGTCGAGCGATTGGCGTGCTTTTGCCCTCCATGTCCAATCAGGTGTTTTCTGCCGTCGCCCATGGCATTGAACAAGTCAGCACTCCGGCGGGCTACCACACTTTATACGGCCATTATGGTTACGAGCCTGAGCGTGAAGAACAACAAATCGAGCAATTACTGTCATTTCATATTGATGGTTTAATTTTATCGGAATCCAATCACACCACCCGCACCCGAAAAATGCTGGAAGTCGCAGCGATTCCTGTGGTGGAGATCATGGACTTACCGGCTCAGCCGATTGATTTGGCTGTTGGCCTTGATCACGTTGCCGCCGCCAAAGCCATGATCGAAGCGATGCTGGCGCACGGCTACCGGCGTATTGTGTATTTAGCGGCACGTATGGATACCCGAACTCAGCAGCGTAATGATGGTTATGGCCAAGCCATGGCCGCGCAGCAATTACAGTCACACACCATTCAAACCAGCGAATCATCAAGCTTTACTTTAGGCGCCAGCTTAATTCGCCAAGCTTTACTCGAAGTCCCCGATCTCGATGGCGTTTTTTGTACCAATGACGACATTGCCGCTGGTGCATTACTGGAATTACAAAGTATGGGCCGACGCATTCCAGAAGACATTGGCATCGCCGGTGTTAACCATCTCGACATTGGCTTGGCACTCAAACCTCAGCTCGCTAGCATTATTACGCCCCGCGAAGCGATTGGCCGCCATGCCGCCGAGCGACTCATTGGCAGCATCAATGGCCAGCAATATCCTGAACGTACACTGAACCTAGGTTTTGATCTTTTTTTGGGCGGCAGCATACTTAAACACGTTTAA
- the gntK gene encoding gluconokinase, with protein MTSTKVYVLMGVSGCGKTAVANQLAKDLNAAFLDGDFLHPRANIEKMASGQPLNDDDRAPWLGAVNDAAFAMQRTNPVSLIVCSALKKSYRDRLRQGNPNLSFIFLKGDYELIEQRLIARQGHFQKSGMLASQFATLEVPSADESDVIVIDITPPLEAVIAAAHQAILAQE; from the coding sequence ATGACAAGTACAAAAGTTTACGTTTTGATGGGTGTTTCAGGCTGTGGTAAAACGGCAGTCGCCAATCAACTCGCAAAAGATCTTAACGCCGCATTTTTAGACGGTGATTTTTTGCACCCACGCGCCAATATTGAAAAAATGGCATCAGGCCAGCCGCTCAACGACGATGATCGTGCGCCGTGGTTAGGTGCTGTCAATGATGCGGCCTTTGCCATGCAACGCACTAATCCAGTGTCGCTGATTGTTTGCTCCGCACTCAAAAAGTCTTATCGAGATCGTTTGCGCCAAGGTAATCCCAATCTCTCTTTCATCTTTTTAAAAGGTGATTACGAATTGATCGAACAACGCTTGATTGCACGCCAAGGTCATTTCCAAAAGAGCGGCATGTTAGCCTCGCAATTTGCCACGCTAGAAGTACCAAGCGCCGACGAAAGCGATGTCATCGTGATTGATATCACACCGCCACTCGAGGCCGTAATTGCTGCGGCTCATCAAGCAATCTTGGCACAGGAGTAA